The genomic segment AGACTGGAGAAGTTGTATACTCTTAATAAATTAGTGTCTTCTGGCATTTATACTTAGATGTTCTTGTGTTTTTAAGATGGCTTATGTTTTTTTAGGCATCTGTGGGAAAACTAGAATTGCAGATGTAGGAGGTGTGCCTTACTTATTGCCTCTTGTAAACCTAAAAAAAGTAAGTGTTGTACTTTTTCTCTTCACATTCGCATGAAGATCATAAATGTTGGGTTGATTCCTCTTATTTATTTGAAGAGCCATTGATCAATGTGGCAAGGAAGTGTTATGGATTcgtaataaaaagaaaaccagagaaTTACTATAAGTTATAATTTATGAGTCCAGGGTCCCACTGTGATCTAATTTAAGTAATATTTCTTGTTCTCTTATATAGGTTTATGATCTGAATAAGATTGCAAAAGAAATCAAGCTGCCTGGAGCTTTCATTTTTGGAGCAGGGGCAGGCCCATTTCAGACTCTTGGGTTCAATGCTGAGGTCAGTGTATatataatgtaattattgatcTGACATTTggtttgcctttttccttttactATCAGAAAGCCTGCTTGACTTGTAAGTGGTTGGTGTCATGTCACATCATTTGATACTGTTTTTATAGCATATTCTACCCTTGGCCCAACTGTCATGGAGCACTAGCCACTATTTACAGAAATTCTCTGATGGCGTAGGTGCAGCCCGAGATGAATCCAAGGTCCCACTGTAGACCCTGGAATGTAAAAGATTTTTATCCTCACACATCAGAGGATTCCTAGCTCCTCtgtaattctttgcttttggtaaagGGCAGCTTTGGATCAGAAGATGAATAGAATACGTAATGATCTAGTCAGTGCTCTCTTTCAGTCTAGAGAAGTGTGTTGATTATTTGCCAAAGGTACTATATATTATTACACGTGTCAGTACATTTTCAACACAAAAATATTGCATCAGTGTTTCTTGACACTTCATGAATGGAAGAGTGCAGTCAGTCTGCGCATTCACTCAGCCTTTTCAGATGTGACCATTTGTCAGTGATCACACAACTTCTTTTGCAGACACATCATTTGCCTTGTGTTCCAGATAGAAAAAAAGCTTCAAATTTAAAATTAGACATTTTAAGGAAATGTTACAAATGCTGTAGAATCACTAAGAAATTCTGTAAACGTTTTATGTTTTCCAGATTTTTGGTATTTTGTATCTCTGTTTCTTTAACATTTGGTGTCTAAAATTTAATAGTGCATGTTTTATGTTCTCTTATTAGGtcttgaaataaaaatgttttcaagtCTGGGATAAAATATTTTGTCACATTTTTAAAGATAATCCCTTTATAGGATTGACaaattgttttatttacttttcagTTTATGCCAGTTGTTCAAACGGAGAGTGAACACAAACCTCCTGTGAATGGAAGTTACTTTGCCCGTGTTAACCCTGCAGATGGAGGGTGCCTGCTAGAGAAATACAGTGAGAAATATCATGATTTTGGGTGTGCATTAATGGCTAATCTTTTTGCCAGTGAGGGCCAACCTGGCAAGGTGATTGTCCATAATAACACTGTATTTGCTAAATAGTCTCCAGTAGTTAAAACTTTGAAAATTTTATGACTTCAAACatgattttcattaaaaaaaaaatcaaaagttgCTTAAGGCAAAGCCCCTTGAATAACCCAGTTATGAAAGATTCAGGGTACTACTGTAAGAGTGAGAGACTTATTTAAAGCTAAGGTTAAAAATAATACTCAGTaagcagtttcttttttctgcgtAACTAAAAGGTAACAGGATAGTAATTTGAGGAATGAGTTAGTCGCTTAAACTAACCATGCAGCTAAAATAGATGATTCCTACCTATAGGTAGCAAAATAGGTGGTTTGCTTGTTCCTAACAGTTTATACACTGATTCAACTAGACAGGGATGATGGTAGCAGGACATTTTAGCAAGAAAAAAGTAAGGTGAATTAGTGCCTTCCTTCATATTTACTTCATGTTAGCATATAAAAAGATGACTTCATTCTTAGCAGTTGTGAGGGCTCTTGGATATCTTAATAGAGACAGCCACTTCAGCTCCTTTGGAAATGAAGTAGTAAAGGCTAAATAACCTAATAGAGATAACATAGGTTCAGTCAGAATATTGAGGGAAGTCAGAAAATGTAATCATTccccccataaaaaaaaaccgGAGGTTAATCCCTTAAACCAGAGGATTTTCTATCTGTTTTCACCTTGACACGTGTGGTGAGTGTCTCCAGGGTTAAATGCAGGATTTAGCTGCGATTTTCTCCAGGAAACCATGAGTTAATTATATATGACTGGCATATGTCTGACTGATCAAGACTCACAGAGTATTTGAGACACATCAACTCAGATCTGGGTGCTGTAAACAGACAAGTGAATATTTGTAGGATGGCATTAATTATATGATGTTTCACTTCGGAAGTTTAAAATGCAACATCAAGTGTTGCATTTTAAAACAGTGGTATGTGTATTTATGTTCTCCGTAGGTCATTGAGGTGAAAGCCAAAAGAAGAACTGGAGAACTTAACTTTGTGACTTGTATGAGACAGACTCTTGAAAAACATTACGGAGATAAGCCTGTAGGTATGGGAGGTACTTTCCTCGTTCAGAAGGGGAAGGTGAAAACTCACATTATGGTAAGGCTCTGCATGtgttgggggtgtgtgtgtgtgtgtgtgtgtgtgtgtgtgtatgcgacCACACTTAAGAATTTAggattttttaatatactttgatAATTCTATCTTTGAAGACATCCTGAGTAAAATCCTTTTACTATGAgcctattattttaaaatttagatgACAGACAATACTATAAATCACATTGTGAGATAACATCTAGCTAGAGTTCTTTTTTCATGTTAATATATTAGAACTTTCTTTTCAGTGTGTTTTTAAGAACAAGATAGATGTGAGTATAAGCCCTAGAAACTAAATATTATTTTCAATCCCAGAATCCCAAGCTCAATACATACTAAACTTCACTATTAAGATGGTTGTGCTTTTGGGGAAAGAACTCATTATGAAAAGTTATAATCTAAGGGACTAAATCAGTTTATAAAGCATTAGAGATTGAATACAAAGCCAGACCCAGGGCATTTGGGactttttattttataacttttGGTACATGAATGAATGAGCCATAAAAATAACTtcaacttaatttctttttcattttttcagtAAAGCCATAAGATAATGTAGTATTTTAATGCTTTTTCATCTTGATAATTTTAAGTGGCAAGCCAGCGATCCTGTATAGAAAGAGGTAGTATTTGTAAACCTACTTACTTTTCCAAATTATTAGCAAAAGAattatagatatatttataaatacCAAAGGATTATAGGACCGAATCATAATGTTTTGCACTTCCAGATGAAGCTTATATTTTGttcttaaccaaaaaaaccccagctGTCTTCAAAAGTACATAGAAGCACTCCTTTCTTCCTAATTCCTGGGTGTATAGATTTCATTTAGATGAGATTTAAACTTTCTAATTCTTCAgcaatttataatttataaattcttCAGCCTTTAGTAGCTCTTATCAGGAGTGAACAGGAGAGCATTACCATAAAtaatggtgtgtgtgtgcgtgtacttatttatttatgtttgtaaATGTATTTGAGttcaaaggaaccctggtagcacagtggttaagtgcttgactgctaatcaaaattcctgtggttttaacccaccatctgctctgcgaaagatgtggcagcctgcttccttaaagattacagccttggagacctcatggggcagttctactctgtccttatagggtcgctatgagccagaatccaccccatgacaacaggttttttatttGAATTCAAGGAACCATAAAAACAGAGGATGACGCAAAGCTTTCCTTCTATCTACTTTTCgtgccttgcttttttctttcatgtACTGGTAGGAGTAATGAGATTGCAGATTAGGATGGCAACATAGTCACAAGAAAACTGGTAggctatgaaaaataaaaatatattagacTCATTCCTTCATCAGTTTTAGTTTGTACACATTGACTATTCTTTGGAAAACTAAAGTACATAACTTCTCTTGATGCCCAAAATAGTCACTAGAATGTCAAAGAGGGCAtacatttttttaacttaatgaaACTGCATATATTTCTAAGTTTTAACTTTCAGTAATATTCAgtgtaggaaccctggtggcacagtggttaagcactctgctgctaactgaaaggttggcagttctaacccaccagccaccatgAGGGAGAAAGGTgtccagtctgcttccataaatattacagccctggaaaccctatgggacagttctctgtcctatataaaaaaaatatagggtCCCTCAaagggtcggaattgacttgatggcagtgagttaaCATTCAGTATATTTacttaatgatttttttcttgtagCCTGCAGAATTTTCTTCCTGCCCATTGAACTCTGAGGAAGACGTGAATAAATGGTTGAATTTTTATGAGATGAAGGCTCCTTTGGTTTGTCTGCCAGTTTTTGTCTCCAGAGACCCAGTAAGTCTGTATTTCCCTTTTATATTGCAGTATACTACAATGATAACGCCTGAGTTTTAGGACTCATGTTTTTATCCtactttttgtgttgttttttaagaACTAAGATAATATCTAGAATTATCTTGAAAGTTAGGGGAGCAAGTGACCAGTCACCTATGCTTTAGGTAGAGCAAATTCTACCTTAGAGAAAATGAAGGCACAGGCATTTTAAATGGCACCCAGAGCCATGTTAAGTAGCGAAATCAGAACCGGGATTCAGATCTCCTATCATCTTATCTGGTGTTCATTATATTCTAAGACAATACTACAAGCTTACCCTTAGAGAAAAACAGTGCAGTATAGACCAGTTCAAGGCAAATGTTTCCCAGAATAATGACTGGTCATATCTTTTGATCTAGAAATTATATCCGAGGAATGTATCCTTAACTATTTGCACAGATACGTAAAATGACAATAGTTAACACCATTGTTGTATTAGCAGAAGAATTGGAAATAATCTAATTGTCAACTGGGAAATAGTATATCCATATAGTGAACACCATGTAAGTACGAAAGAATGGGGAAGCTCTTTTATGTTCTAATATGCAAAGACCTCAAAGGTATATTGTTATGGGAAAAAAGCAATATGCAGAAGATTGTGTAGAGTACTACCACTTCAGTAAAAAAGATGAATATTTCTGGGAGGATGGACAAGAAATTCCTTATATTCCTTGCAAGGAAAGGAAGTAAGTCGGGAGGGGAGGAAGCGGAACAAGACATTTTACTGATTTTATCCTTCTTCATCCTTTGAATTTTGAATCATGTGAATgcattacatatttaaaaaataaaataaactgttgtaacataaattaaaaaaaggtcTCTCTCCCCCTTAAAAAATCCTATCCAAAATAATAGGAATTGTAACAGATGCTTTGTCTGTTCTCCTAGGGGTTTGATTTGCGATTGGAGCACACTCATTTTTTCAGTCATCATGGAGAAGGTGGACACTACCATTATGATACTACCCCAGATACCGTGGAGTATCTTGGATATTTCGTACCTGCAGAGTTTCTCTTTCGTATTGATCAACCAAAAGAGACCCATTCATTTGGGCTAGATTAAATCAGCTGACACtcatttagaaaaagaaataattaagGTTTACTTCTTAAATTTAAAATCAGGCTCATTAATTGATACTAATATAAAATCCAATGGAAATGATCTCAGTACTAAACCTCATTTTTTTGGCATTTGAAATGAAGGAGCATATTGaaactgtgttctatattttataaatcTATTTTAGAGAAATCACTGTGAACAAAGATGCATAATTGAGATgttcttcattgtttttattcTATAGTATCAGCAAAATCAGTCATGGTTCacgcctgttatggattgaattgtgtcccccaaaatgtgtgttgtaaatcctaacctccgtGCCCcttggttataatcccatctgggaatggattgtctttgttatgttaatgaggcagggttagtgtagggtgtatcttgagtcaatttcttttgagatataaaagagattaaacaagcaagcaagagaagcagagatgggggaagacacttgccaagccacatgaagattgcccaggaccagaagctcaaagagataagaactttcctccagagcccacagagaaagccttcccctacagttggcaccctgaattcagacttctagcctcttaaatggtaggaaaataaatttctgtttgttaaagccatctacttgtagtatttctgttacagcagcgctacataactaagacaccacaTATGTGAATAAAGCATAATATATTAAAAGCAGAGTTTTCCCCAGAAAATTTATTACCTCCGTTGGCCAAATCTATGGTTACTGTTCCTGGAACTCCTGCCCTTGGTCCATTTCTCTGATATgttgcttttttattattattttttcttttaacaatttttattgtgctttaagtgaaagtttataaatcaagtcagtctgtcacatataaccttatatacaccttactccatactcccacttactctccccctaatgagtcagcccgctcccttcttccagtctctcctttcgtgacctttttgccagtttctaaccctctctaccctcctatctcccctccagacaggatatgccaacacagtctcaagtgtccacctgatacaagtagtccactcttcatcagtatctctctccaacccattgtccactcccttccatgtctgatgagtagtctttgggaatgtttcctgtcctgggccaacagacggtttggggaccatgaccgctgggattcctttagtctcagtcagaccagtaagtctggtctttttaagagaatttggggtctgcatcccactgttgtcctgttccctcaggggttctctgttgtgctccctgtcagggcagtcatcggttgtggccgggcaccatctagttcttttggcctcaggatgatgtaagtctctggttcatgtggccctttctgtctcttgggctcatagttatcctgtgaccttggtgttcttcattctcctttgatccaggtgagttgagaccaattgatgcatcttagatggccgcttgttagcatttaagaccccagatgccacatttcaaagtgggatgcagaatgttttcataatagaattattttgccaattgacatagaagtccccttaagccatagtccccaaacccccacccttgcttcgctgacctttgaagcattaagtttatcccagaaacttctttgcttttggtccatcccagttgagctgaccttctgtgtattgagtattgtccttcccttcacctaaagtagttcttatctactaactaatccgtaaataaccctctcccaccctcccaccctccccacctcgtaaccacaaaagtatgtgttcttctcagtttatactatttctcaagatcttatagtagtggtcttatacaatatttgtccttttgcctctgactaatttcacttagcataatgccttccaggttcctccatgttatgatgttgtttatcgatgcgtatgtagtattccattgtgtgaatataccacaatttatttaaccattcatcccttgatggacaccttggttgctttcagctttctgctattgtaaacagagctgcaataaacatgggtgtacatatatctgttcgtgtaaaggctcttattcctctagggtatattctgaggagtgggatttctgggttgtatggtagctctatttctaactttttaagaaaacgccagatagatttccaaagtaccattttacattcccaccagcagtgtataagagttctaatctctccgcagcctctccaacatttattattttgtgttttttggattaatgccagccttgttggagtgagatggaatctcaacgtagttttaatttgcatttctctaatggctaatgatcgagagcattttctcatgtttctgttagctgcctgaatatcttctttagtgaagtgcgtgttcatatcctttgcccactttttgattgggttgtttgtctttttgtggttgagttttaacagaatcatatagattttagagatcaggcgctggtcagagatgtcatagctgaaaactctttcccagtctgtaggtggtctttttactcttttggtgaagtctttagatgagcataggtgtctgattcttaggagctcccagttatctggtttctcttcgtcatttttggtaatattttgtattctgtttatgccttgtattagggctcctaacgtccctattttttcttccatgatctttattgttttagtctttatgtttaggtgtttgatccacttggagttagtttttgtgcatggtgtgaggtatgggtcctgtttcatttttttgcaaatggatatccagttatgccagcaccatttgttaaaaagactatcttttccccaattaactgacactgggcctttgtcaaatatcagctgcttatatgtggatggatttacatctgggttctcaattctgtttcattggtctatgtgcctgttgttgtaccagtaccaggctgttctgactactgtggctgtataatatgttctaaaatcaggtagagtgaggcctcccactttcttcttctttttcagtaatgctttacttatccggggcttctttcccttccatatgaagttgatttgtttctccatcacattaaaaaatgtcattggaatttggattggaagtgcattgtatgtatagatggcttttggtaggatagacatttttactatgttaagtcttcctatccatgagcaaggtatgtttttccacttatgtaggtcctttttagtttcttgcactagtactttgtagctttctttgtataggtcttttacatctttggtaagatttattcctaagtattttatcttcttgggggctactgtgaatggtattgatttggttatttcctcttcggtgttctttttgttgatgtagaggaatccaagtgatttttgtatgtttatcttataacctgagactctgccaaactcttctattagtttcagtagttttctggaggattccttagggttttctgtgtataagatcatgtcatctgcaaatagagataattttacttcctccttgccaatccggatgccctttatttctttgtctagcctaattgctctggctaggacctctagcacaatgttgaataccagcagtgataaagggcttccttgtctggttccctttctcaagggaaatgctttcaggctctctccatttagagtgatgttggctgttggctttgtataaaaaaattcaattcctattttggtgagagtttttatcataaatgggtgttggactttgtcaaatgccttttctgcatcaattgataagatcatgtggtttttgtcttttgttttatttatatggtggattacattaatggtttttctaatattaaaccagccttgcatacctggtataaatcccactgggttgtggtagattattttttgataagttgttgaattctattggctagaattttgttgagaatttttgcatctatgttcatgagggatataggtctgtaattttctttttttgtgatgtctttacctggttttggtatcagggatatggtggcttcatagaatgagttaggttgtattctgtcattttctatgctttgaaatacctttagtagtagtggtgttaactctgctctctaagtttggtagaactccgcagtaaagctgtccggaccagggcttttttttgttgtgagttttttgagtaccgtttcaatctcttttttttgttatgggtctatttagttgttctagttctgattgtgttagtttaggtaggtaatgtttttctaggaattcatctatttcttctaggtctgATATGCTGCTTTTAATGAAGCATATTCACTACAGCAAGAAGGGCTGATTTATCCTTTAAATTTAGACTAATGCTTGGGAtagttgtattaaaaaaaaaaaaaagttgtattagCAACCTAATATTTGCCATTGTTGTAGACACCTAAAAGCAGGCTTCCATTTGCTTCTGGTTTCAAAATTCCAGCTTCCTTTTAGGTTATCCATGAAGCCTTCATCAAAGCATAGGTGGCCTATTCTTTCATTAAACAACAATTTACTGAGCATTATCAGTGTGCTAGGCACTGTACCAGGCACTATGGATACAAAAATGAGTAAGACATGATCCCTGCCTCAGAGGAGCTCAGTCTAGTGGGGACACTGACTTGTGAACAAATAATTAAACTAAACTatgacaatttttcttttttttttaatgataagtcaagctgcgatatgcagatgatacaaccttgcttgctgaaaagtgaagatttgaagcacttactgatgaagatcaaagactatggccttcagtgtggattacatgttaatttaacataaagaaaacaaaatccttagaagtggaccaataagcaacatcatgataaacagagaaaatactgatgttgccaaggatttcattttaccgggatccataatcaacacccagggaagcagcagccaggaaatcaaaagacacactgcatcgggcaaatctgctgcaaaagacctctttaaagtgttaaaaagcaaagatgtcaccttggggactaaagtgcgcctgacccaagccatggtgttttcacttgcatcatatgcatgggaaagctggaccgtgaataagcaagactgacgaattgatgcctttgaattatggtgttggcaaaaagttggaatctactcgatggcaacaggtctggttggcaaagaatattgaatgtaccatacaagaccaaacaaatctgtcttgaaagaagtatagccagaatgctcctcagaagcgaggataaTGAGACTTTCTCTCgcttactttggagatgttatccggaggtcaggagggaccagtccctggagaaacatctcatgcctggtaaagtagaggttcatcTAAAAAGAataagacccttaacaagatggactgacgaTGGTCAGTCAACAAGTGGtcccaacaatgggctcaaacatagcaacaattgtgaagatggcacaagaccagccagtgttttgtgctgttgtgcatggggtcgctatgagttggaactgattccatggcacctaacaacaacacgattAAGTCCTATCAGTATTGCCCCATAAATACTGTACATTAGAGGAATCTGTGtattacaaacacacacacacatacacaaaagaaaTTTACTAAAGAACACGTGCTGGCCAAGATGAAATAAGCCTATAACAACCATTTATTGGATAAAGTACAAAAAAGCAACTCTGAGCACTCATAAAAGACAGAAGGCAAAACTTCAAGAATGAACAATATGGTAATGAGTTTTctggtttttcttcctttttattctcCTGGATTTGACCCAAAGTGGCCTGAGTCACAAAGGGCATGGACAGCAAAAACTCCCAAGAGAAGGTCCTTTTTTTCTGGCCAGAGAACCAGGGGGCCCCTGAGAGTCACAGAATGTGGAAGTccccttttttttcatttttctcccgACGCTACACAAAGTCTAGCCCCAGCACGGCCAAAGCTGTACTGCTGCATTGACGGTGTCAGCAGAGCGGTCTAAGACCCCAAGAGAATCACctaaaaacccagaaaatcaG from the Loxodonta africana isolate mLoxAfr1 chromosome 7, mLoxAfr1.hap2, whole genome shotgun sequence genome contains:
- the C7H11orf54 gene encoding ester hydrolase C11orf54 homolog isoform X2; protein product: MACVESPFHVPSLEELAGVLQKGLKDNFADVQVSVVDCPDLTKEPFTFPAKGICGKTRIADVGGVPYLLPLVNLKKVYDLNKIAKEIKLPGAFIFGAGAGPFQTLGFNAEFMPVVQTESEHKPPVNGSYFARVNPADGGCLLEKYSEKYHDFGCALMANLFASEGQPGKVIEVKAKRRTGELNFVTCMRQTLEKHYGDKPVGMGGTFLVQKGKVKTHIMPAEFSSCPLNSEEDVNKWLNFYEMKAPLVCLPVFVSRDPGFDLRLEHTHFFSHHGEGGHYHYDTTPDTVEYLGYFVPAEFLFRIDQPKETHSFGLD
- the C7H11orf54 gene encoding ester hydrolase C11orf54 homolog isoform X3, with the protein product MPVVQTESEHKPPVNGSYFARVNPADGGCLLEKYSEKYHDFGCALMANLFASEGQPGKVIEVKAKRRTGELNFVTCMRQTLEKHYGDKPVGMGGTFLVQKGKVKTHIMPAEFSSCPLNSEEDVNKWLNFYEMKAPLVCLPVFVSRDPGFDLRLEHTHFFSHHGEGGHYHYDTTPDTVEYLGYFVPAEFLFRIDQPKETHSFGLD
- the C7H11orf54 gene encoding ester hydrolase C11orf54 homolog isoform X1, giving the protein MFSTSLLPPSLLCSVSSLQSLQVAIQGTAIDVHLPGATEDQGESGIGRENRTFGICGKTRIADVGGVPYLLPLVNLKKVYDLNKIAKEIKLPGAFIFGAGAGPFQTLGFNAEFMPVVQTESEHKPPVNGSYFARVNPADGGCLLEKYSEKYHDFGCALMANLFASEGQPGKVIEVKAKRRTGELNFVTCMRQTLEKHYGDKPVGMGGTFLVQKGKVKTHIMPAEFSSCPLNSEEDVNKWLNFYEMKAPLVCLPVFVSRDPGFDLRLEHTHFFSHHGEGGHYHYDTTPDTVEYLGYFVPAEFLFRIDQPKETHSFGLD